In Vicinamibacterales bacterium, the DNA window AATCCCTCACTCGGCAACCGTCGATCGCCACTCGCCAACCGGCAGTCGGCAATGACACATTCACCATTTCTCTTCGAACAGCGCCTTCACGTAGTCCTCGGGCGAGAACGGCACCAGATCGTCGATCCCCTCGCCGACGCCGACGTAGCGGATCGGCAGCTTCAGATCGTGCGCGATCGCCACCGCGATGCCCCCCTTCGCCGTCCCATCCAGCTTGGTCAGCACGATGCCGTTGACGCCGGCGGCGCCCATGAACTCGCGGGCCTGGTTGAGGCCGTTCTGTCCCACGGTCGCATCGAGCACGAGCAGTACTTCGTGCGGCGCCCCCTCGACTTCGCGGGCGGCGACCCGGCGGATCTTCTCCAGCTCCTGCATCAGATTCACCCGCGTGTGCAGGCGCCCCGCGGTGTCGACGAGAATCACGTCGCGCCCGCGCGCCTTGCCGGCGGCAATGGCGTCGAAGACGACGGCCGCCGGATCGGAGCCCGACTGCGCGCGGATGAAATCGACGCCGGCGCGCGTCGCCCACACCTGCAGCTGCTCGACCGCCGCGGCGCGGAAGGTGTCGGCCGCGCAGATCAACGGCGTCTTCCCAGAATCCTTGATGAGCCGCGCCAGCTTGCCGACGGTGGTGGTCTTGCCGGTGCCGTTGACGCCGACGATCAGCACGACGTGAGGCGTGCGCCCGTTCGGCGACGCCGTGTCGGCGGCGCGCAGGATCGA includes these proteins:
- the ftsY gene encoding signal recognition particle-docking protein FtsY; this encodes MGFFDKIKASLTRTKEQFVERFDEIVGRADTPAERSRPVDVETLDALEEALISADVGVAASDRIVSAVRARRSRGDSLRTLVKDEILSILRAADTASPNGRTPHVVLIVGVNGTGKTTTVGKLARLIKDSGKTPLICAADTFRAAAVEQLQVWATRAGVDFIRAQSGSDPAAVVFDAIAAGKARGRDVILVDTAGRLHTRVNLMQELEKIRRVAAREVEGAPHEVLLVLDATVGQNGLNQAREFMGAAGVNGIVLTKLDGTAKGGIAVAIAHDLKLPIRYVGVGEGIDDLVPFSPEDYVKALFEEKW